From Lagenorhynchus albirostris chromosome 10, mLagAlb1.1, whole genome shotgun sequence, the proteins below share one genomic window:
- the IFRD2 gene encoding interferon-related developmental regulator 2 isoform X3 gives MPRARKGSAPRRGGKRSGGGARSSTQADSGSSEDEAASEARSTTSECPSLLSTAAEESFGGDAVDEQGQQEDLEEKLKEYVDCLTDKSAKTRQGALESLRLALAAHLLPDFWLERRLTLADALEKCLKKGKGEEQALAAAVLGLLCIQLGPGPKGEELFHSLQPLLVSVLSDSTASPAARLHDLVSCLTCLEGIFSRSCGVGGSTAPVVPVSLQGLLCAALQAWALLLTICPSAHISRILDRQLPRLPQLLSSESVNLRMAAGETIALLFELTRDLEEDFVYKDMEALCSALRTLATDSNKYRAKADRRRQRSTFRAVLHSVEGGECEEETVRFGLEVLYVDSWARRRVYAAFKDALGSGMHHHLQNNELLRDIFGLGPVLVLDATALKACKISRFEKHLYNAAAFKARTKARSRVRDKRADIL, from the exons GTGCCCGGAGCAGTACCCAAGCTGACTCAGGTTCCAGTGAGGATGAGGCAGCCAGTGAGGCCCGCAGCACCACCAGTGAATGTCCCAGCCTTCTTAGCACCGCAGCAGAGGAAAGCTTTG GGGGGGATGCCGTGGATGAGCAGGGTCAGCAGGAAGACCTTGAGGAGAAGTTGAAGGAATATGTGGACTGCCTCACAGACAAGAG TGCCAAGACCCGGCAGGGTGCTCTTGAGAGCCTGCGTCTGGCCCTAGCAGCGCACCTACTCCCCGACTTCTGGCTGGAGCGCCGCCTCACACTGGCTGATGCCTTGGAAAAGTGCCTCAAGAAAG GGAAGGGCGAGGAACAGGCCCTTGCCGCTGCTGTGCTAGGCCTGCTGTGCATTCAGCTGGGTCCTGGACCCAAGGGTGAGGAGTTATTCCACAGCCTGCAGCCCCTGCTGGTCTCTGTGCTCAGTGACAGCACAGCTAGCCCTGCTGCCCGGCTCCAC GACCTGGTCTCCTGCCTCACCTGCTTGGAAGGCATTTTCAGCCGGTCCTGTGGTGTGGGTGGCTCCACAGCCCCAGTGGTCCCTGTCAGCCTTCAGGGCTTGCTCTGTGCTGCTCTGCAGGCCTGGGCCTTGCTACTCACCATCTGCCCCAGCGCCCATATCAGCCGCATCCTGGACAG gcagCTGCCCCGGCTGCCCCAGCTCTTGTCCAGTGAAAGTGTGAACCTGCGGATGGCTGCCGGCGAGACCATCGCATTGCTCTTTGAGCTCACCCGGGACCTTGAG GAGGACTTTGTTTACAAGGACATGGAGGCCCTCTGCAGCGCGCTGCGCACTCTGGCCACTGACAGCAACAAGTATCGGGCCAAGGCTGACCGCCGGCGCCAACGCTCTACCTTCCGGGCCGTGCTGCACTCTGTTGAG GGCGGCGAGTGTGAGGAGGAGACAGTCCGCTTCGGGCTCGAGGTGCTCTATGTGGACAGCTGGGCTCGGCGCCGGGTCTATGCTGCCTTCAAGGACGCTCTGGGTTCCGGCATGCACCACCACCTCCAG AACAACGAGCTACTCCGTGACATCTTTGGTCTGGGCCCTGTGCTGGTGCTGGATGCCACTGCCCTGAAGGCCTGCAAAATCTCACGTTTTGAGAAG CACCTGTACAACGCTGCTGCCTTCAAAGCCAGGACCAAGGCGCGCAGCCGCGTGCGGGACAAGCGGGCAGACATCCTGTGA
- the LSMEM2 gene encoding leucine-rich single-pass membrane protein 2 isoform X2 encodes MPLLPLLSPCCCSTPSRREGMTCWLNQPHAAPADTVAPTRSRAPLAPNHVQEVRLHRVESISDLHSGGSLWPYLAEEAQPWDELLGILRPPMCTQTGCSPVHSRGSFLLLLALLVLTCLALAVLAVYLSVLQSESLRVLAHTLQTQEEMLLKLRLASLSQLRRLNSSEARAPS; translated from the exons ATGCCCCTGCTACCTCTTCTGAGCCCCTGCTGCTGCTCGACGCCATCTAGAAGGGAGGGCATGACCTGCTGGCTGAATCAGCCCCACGCTGCCCCTGCAGACACCGTGGCACCGACAAGGAGCAGGGCACCACTGGCTCCTAATCATGTGCAGGAGGTTCGCCTACACCGGGTGGAGTCCATCAGCGATCTACACAGTGGAG GTTCACTGTGGCCCTACCTGGCCGAGGAGGCGCAGCCATGGGATGAGCTGCTGGGCATCCTGCGTCCACCGATGTGTACCCAGACCGGCTGCAGCCCCGTGCACAGCCGCGGCAGCTTCCTGCTGCTGCTTGCACTGCTCGTGCTCACCTGCCTGGCGTTGGCTGTCCTGGCCGTCTACCTGAGTG TGCTGCAGAGCGAATCCCTACGTGTTCTGGCACACACACTGCAAACGCAGGAGGAAATGCTGCTCAAACTCCGGCTCGCCAGCCTCAGCCAGCTGCGGAGGCTCAACTCGAGTGAGGCCCGAGCACCCAGTTGA
- the IFRD2 gene encoding interferon-related developmental regulator 2 isoform X1 — protein sequence MPRARKGSAPRRGGKRSGGGARSSTQADSGSSEDEAASEARSTTSECPSLLSTAAEESFGGDAVDEQGQQEDLEEKLKEYVDCLTDKSAKTRQGALESLRLALAAHLLPDFWLERRLTLADALEKCLKKGKGEEQALAAAVLGLLCIQLGPGPKGEELFHSLQPLLVSVLSDSTASPAARLHVSVPCPVTPFLHLIPKQRQGFHLPLGSPAPRVSPVAGNPGSPSDHGLALPSSQQCASALGLGCYVAATDVQDLVSCLTCLEGIFSRSCGVGGSTAPVVPVSLQGLLCAALQAWALLLTICPSAHISRILDRQLPRLPQLLSSESVNLRMAAGETIALLFELTRDLEEDFVYKDMEALCSALRTLATDSNKYRAKADRRRQRSTFRAVLHSVEGGECEEETVRFGLEVLYVDSWARRRVYAAFKDALGSGMHHHLQNNELLRDIFGLGPVLVLDATALKACKISRFEKHLYNAAAFKARTKARSRVRDKRADIL from the exons GTGCCCGGAGCAGTACCCAAGCTGACTCAGGTTCCAGTGAGGATGAGGCAGCCAGTGAGGCCCGCAGCACCACCAGTGAATGTCCCAGCCTTCTTAGCACCGCAGCAGAGGAAAGCTTTG GGGGGGATGCCGTGGATGAGCAGGGTCAGCAGGAAGACCTTGAGGAGAAGTTGAAGGAATATGTGGACTGCCTCACAGACAAGAG TGCCAAGACCCGGCAGGGTGCTCTTGAGAGCCTGCGTCTGGCCCTAGCAGCGCACCTACTCCCCGACTTCTGGCTGGAGCGCCGCCTCACACTGGCTGATGCCTTGGAAAAGTGCCTCAAGAAAG GGAAGGGCGAGGAACAGGCCCTTGCCGCTGCTGTGCTAGGCCTGCTGTGCATTCAGCTGGGTCCTGGACCCAAGGGTGAGGAGTTATTCCACAGCCTGCAGCCCCTGCTGGTCTCTGTGCTCAGTGACAGCACAGCTAGCCCTGCTGCCCGGCTCCACGTGAGTGTTCCTTGCCCTGTGACACCCTTCCTTCACCTAATCCCTAAGCAGAGACAAGGGTTCCACCTGCCTCTAGGCTCCCCTGCTCCAAGGGTGAGCCCCGTGGCTGGGAACCCAGGCTCACCCTCTGACCACGGCCTGGCTTTGCCCTCCTCCCAGCAGTGCGCTTCTGCTCTTGGCCTGGGCTGCTACGTGGCTGCCACCGATGTACAG GACCTGGTCTCCTGCCTCACCTGCTTGGAAGGCATTTTCAGCCGGTCCTGTGGTGTGGGTGGCTCCACAGCCCCAGTGGTCCCTGTCAGCCTTCAGGGCTTGCTCTGTGCTGCTCTGCAGGCCTGGGCCTTGCTACTCACCATCTGCCCCAGCGCCCATATCAGCCGCATCCTGGACAG gcagCTGCCCCGGCTGCCCCAGCTCTTGTCCAGTGAAAGTGTGAACCTGCGGATGGCTGCCGGCGAGACCATCGCATTGCTCTTTGAGCTCACCCGGGACCTTGAG GAGGACTTTGTTTACAAGGACATGGAGGCCCTCTGCAGCGCGCTGCGCACTCTGGCCACTGACAGCAACAAGTATCGGGCCAAGGCTGACCGCCGGCGCCAACGCTCTACCTTCCGGGCCGTGCTGCACTCTGTTGAG GGCGGCGAGTGTGAGGAGGAGACAGTCCGCTTCGGGCTCGAGGTGCTCTATGTGGACAGCTGGGCTCGGCGCCGGGTCTATGCTGCCTTCAAGGACGCTCTGGGTTCCGGCATGCACCACCACCTCCAG AACAACGAGCTACTCCGTGACATCTTTGGTCTGGGCCCTGTGCTGGTGCTGGATGCCACTGCCCTGAAGGCCTGCAAAATCTCACGTTTTGAGAAG CACCTGTACAACGCTGCTGCCTTCAAAGCCAGGACCAAGGCGCGCAGCCGCGTGCGGGACAAGCGGGCAGACATCCTGTGA
- the LSMEM2 gene encoding leucine-rich single-pass membrane protein 2 isoform X4: MPEEAQEDTVAPTRSRAPLAPNHVQEVRLHRVESISDLHSGGSLWPYLAEEAQPWDELLGILRPPMCTQTGCSPVHSRGSFLLLLALLVLTCLALAVLAVYLSVLQSESLRVLAHTLQTQEEMLLKLRLASLSQLRRLNSSEARAPS; the protein is encoded by the exons ATGCCGGAGGAGGCCCAAGAAG ACACCGTGGCACCGACAAGGAGCAGGGCACCACTGGCTCCTAATCATGTGCAGGAGGTTCGCCTACACCGGGTGGAGTCCATCAGCGATCTACACAGTGGAG GTTCACTGTGGCCCTACCTGGCCGAGGAGGCGCAGCCATGGGATGAGCTGCTGGGCATCCTGCGTCCACCGATGTGTACCCAGACCGGCTGCAGCCCCGTGCACAGCCGCGGCAGCTTCCTGCTGCTGCTTGCACTGCTCGTGCTCACCTGCCTGGCGTTGGCTGTCCTGGCCGTCTACCTGAGTG TGCTGCAGAGCGAATCCCTACGTGTTCTGGCACACACACTGCAAACGCAGGAGGAAATGCTGCTCAAACTCCGGCTCGCCAGCCTCAGCCAGCTGCGGAGGCTCAACTCGAGTGAGGCCCGAGCACCCAGTTGA
- the IFRD2 gene encoding interferon-related developmental regulator 2 isoform X4: protein MPRARKGSAPRRGGKRSGGGARSSTQADSGSSEDEAASEARSTTSECPSLLSTAAEESFGGDAVDEQGQQEDLEEKLKEYVDCLTDKSAKTRQGALESLRLALAAHLLPDFWLERRLTLADALEKCLKKGPGLLPHLLGRHFQPVLWCGWLHSPSGPCQPSGLALCCSAGLGLATHHLPQRPYQPHPGQLPRLPQLLSSESVNLRMAAGETIALLFELTRDLEEDFVYKDMEALCSALRTLATDSNKYRAKADRRRQRSTFRAVLHSVEGGECEEETVRFGLEVLYVDSWARRRVYAAFKDALGSGMHHHLQNNELLRDIFGLGPVLVLDATALKACKISRFEKHLYNAAAFKARTKARSRVRDKRADIL from the exons GTGCCCGGAGCAGTACCCAAGCTGACTCAGGTTCCAGTGAGGATGAGGCAGCCAGTGAGGCCCGCAGCACCACCAGTGAATGTCCCAGCCTTCTTAGCACCGCAGCAGAGGAAAGCTTTG GGGGGGATGCCGTGGATGAGCAGGGTCAGCAGGAAGACCTTGAGGAGAAGTTGAAGGAATATGTGGACTGCCTCACAGACAAGAG TGCCAAGACCCGGCAGGGTGCTCTTGAGAGCCTGCGTCTGGCCCTAGCAGCGCACCTACTCCCCGACTTCTGGCTGGAGCGCCGCCTCACACTGGCTGATGCCTTGGAAAAGTGCCTCAAGAAAG GACCTGGTCTCCTGCCTCACCTGCTTGGAAGGCATTTTCAGCCGGTCCTGTGGTGTGGGTGGCTCCACAGCCCCAGTGGTCCCTGTCAGCCTTCAGGGCTTGCTCTGTGCTGCTCTGCAGGCCTGGGCCTTGCTACTCACCATCTGCCCCAGCGCCCATATCAGCCGCATCCTGGACAG CTGCCCCGGCTGCCCCAGCTCTTGTCCAGTGAAAGTGTGAACCTGCGGATGGCTGCCGGCGAGACCATCGCATTGCTCTTTGAGCTCACCCGGGACCTTGAG GAGGACTTTGTTTACAAGGACATGGAGGCCCTCTGCAGCGCGCTGCGCACTCTGGCCACTGACAGCAACAAGTATCGGGCCAAGGCTGACCGCCGGCGCCAACGCTCTACCTTCCGGGCCGTGCTGCACTCTGTTGAG GGCGGCGAGTGTGAGGAGGAGACAGTCCGCTTCGGGCTCGAGGTGCTCTATGTGGACAGCTGGGCTCGGCGCCGGGTCTATGCTGCCTTCAAGGACGCTCTGGGTTCCGGCATGCACCACCACCTCCAG AACAACGAGCTACTCCGTGACATCTTTGGTCTGGGCCCTGTGCTGGTGCTGGATGCCACTGCCCTGAAGGCCTGCAAAATCTCACGTTTTGAGAAG CACCTGTACAACGCTGCTGCCTTCAAAGCCAGGACCAAGGCGCGCAGCCGCGTGCGGGACAAGCGGGCAGACATCCTGTGA
- the LSMEM2 gene encoding leucine-rich single-pass membrane protein 2 isoform X3 — protein MPEEAQEACKMYGGSEAPEQGPDTVAPTRSRAPLAPNHVQEVRLHRVESISDLHSGGSLWPYLAEEAQPWDELLGILRPPMCTQTGCSPVHSRGSFLLLLALLVLTCLALAVLAVYLSVLQSESLRVLAHTLQTQEEMLLKLRLASLSQLRRLNSSEARAPS, from the exons ATGCCGGAGGAGGCCCAAGAAG CATGCAAGATGTATGGAGGCTCAGAGGCGCCAGAGCAGGGACCTG ACACCGTGGCACCGACAAGGAGCAGGGCACCACTGGCTCCTAATCATGTGCAGGAGGTTCGCCTACACCGGGTGGAGTCCATCAGCGATCTACACAGTGGAG GTTCACTGTGGCCCTACCTGGCCGAGGAGGCGCAGCCATGGGATGAGCTGCTGGGCATCCTGCGTCCACCGATGTGTACCCAGACCGGCTGCAGCCCCGTGCACAGCCGCGGCAGCTTCCTGCTGCTGCTTGCACTGCTCGTGCTCACCTGCCTGGCGTTGGCTGTCCTGGCCGTCTACCTGAGTG TGCTGCAGAGCGAATCCCTACGTGTTCTGGCACACACACTGCAAACGCAGGAGGAAATGCTGCTCAAACTCCGGCTCGCCAGCCTCAGCCAGCTGCGGAGGCTCAACTCGAGTGAGGCCCGAGCACCCAGTTGA
- the IFRD2 gene encoding interferon-related developmental regulator 2 isoform X2 produces the protein MPRARKGSAPRRGGKRSGGGARSSTQADSGSSEDEAASEARSTTSECPSLLSTAAEESFGGDAVDEQGQQEDLEEKLKEYVDCLTDKSAKTRQGALESLRLALAAHLLPDFWLERRLTLADALEKCLKKGKGEEQALAAAVLGLLCIQLGPGPKGEELFHSLQPLLVSVLSDSTASPAARLHCASALGLGCYVAATDVQDLVSCLTCLEGIFSRSCGVGGSTAPVVPVSLQGLLCAALQAWALLLTICPSAHISRILDRQLPRLPQLLSSESVNLRMAAGETIALLFELTRDLEEDFVYKDMEALCSALRTLATDSNKYRAKADRRRQRSTFRAVLHSVEGGECEEETVRFGLEVLYVDSWARRRVYAAFKDALGSGMHHHLQNNELLRDIFGLGPVLVLDATALKACKISRFEKHLYNAAAFKARTKARSRVRDKRADIL, from the exons GTGCCCGGAGCAGTACCCAAGCTGACTCAGGTTCCAGTGAGGATGAGGCAGCCAGTGAGGCCCGCAGCACCACCAGTGAATGTCCCAGCCTTCTTAGCACCGCAGCAGAGGAAAGCTTTG GGGGGGATGCCGTGGATGAGCAGGGTCAGCAGGAAGACCTTGAGGAGAAGTTGAAGGAATATGTGGACTGCCTCACAGACAAGAG TGCCAAGACCCGGCAGGGTGCTCTTGAGAGCCTGCGTCTGGCCCTAGCAGCGCACCTACTCCCCGACTTCTGGCTGGAGCGCCGCCTCACACTGGCTGATGCCTTGGAAAAGTGCCTCAAGAAAG GGAAGGGCGAGGAACAGGCCCTTGCCGCTGCTGTGCTAGGCCTGCTGTGCATTCAGCTGGGTCCTGGACCCAAGGGTGAGGAGTTATTCCACAGCCTGCAGCCCCTGCTGGTCTCTGTGCTCAGTGACAGCACAGCTAGCCCTGCTGCCCGGCTCCAC TGCGCTTCTGCTCTTGGCCTGGGCTGCTACGTGGCTGCCACCGATGTACAG GACCTGGTCTCCTGCCTCACCTGCTTGGAAGGCATTTTCAGCCGGTCCTGTGGTGTGGGTGGCTCCACAGCCCCAGTGGTCCCTGTCAGCCTTCAGGGCTTGCTCTGTGCTGCTCTGCAGGCCTGGGCCTTGCTACTCACCATCTGCCCCAGCGCCCATATCAGCCGCATCCTGGACAG gcagCTGCCCCGGCTGCCCCAGCTCTTGTCCAGTGAAAGTGTGAACCTGCGGATGGCTGCCGGCGAGACCATCGCATTGCTCTTTGAGCTCACCCGGGACCTTGAG GAGGACTTTGTTTACAAGGACATGGAGGCCCTCTGCAGCGCGCTGCGCACTCTGGCCACTGACAGCAACAAGTATCGGGCCAAGGCTGACCGCCGGCGCCAACGCTCTACCTTCCGGGCCGTGCTGCACTCTGTTGAG GGCGGCGAGTGTGAGGAGGAGACAGTCCGCTTCGGGCTCGAGGTGCTCTATGTGGACAGCTGGGCTCGGCGCCGGGTCTATGCTGCCTTCAAGGACGCTCTGGGTTCCGGCATGCACCACCACCTCCAG AACAACGAGCTACTCCGTGACATCTTTGGTCTGGGCCCTGTGCTGGTGCTGGATGCCACTGCCCTGAAGGCCTGCAAAATCTCACGTTTTGAGAAG CACCTGTACAACGCTGCTGCCTTCAAAGCCAGGACCAAGGCGCGCAGCCGCGTGCGGGACAAGCGGGCAGACATCCTGTGA
- the LSMEM2 gene encoding leucine-rich single-pass membrane protein 2 isoform X1: MEAQRRQSRDLGIRSQMPLLPLLSPCCCSTPSRREGMTCWLNQPHAAPADTVAPTRSRAPLAPNHVQEVRLHRVESISDLHSGGSLWPYLAEEAQPWDELLGILRPPMCTQTGCSPVHSRGSFLLLLALLVLTCLALAVLAVYLSVLQSESLRVLAHTLQTQEEMLLKLRLASLSQLRRLNSSEARAPS, encoded by the exons ATGGAGGCTCAGAGGCGCCAGAGCAGGGACCTG GGGATCAGGAGCCAAATGCCCCTGCTACCTCTTCTGAGCCCCTGCTGCTGCTCGACGCCATCTAGAAGGGAGGGCATGACCTGCTGGCTGAATCAGCCCCACGCTGCCCCTGCAGACACCGTGGCACCGACAAGGAGCAGGGCACCACTGGCTCCTAATCATGTGCAGGAGGTTCGCCTACACCGGGTGGAGTCCATCAGCGATCTACACAGTGGAG GTTCACTGTGGCCCTACCTGGCCGAGGAGGCGCAGCCATGGGATGAGCTGCTGGGCATCCTGCGTCCACCGATGTGTACCCAGACCGGCTGCAGCCCCGTGCACAGCCGCGGCAGCTTCCTGCTGCTGCTTGCACTGCTCGTGCTCACCTGCCTGGCGTTGGCTGTCCTGGCCGTCTACCTGAGTG TGCTGCAGAGCGAATCCCTACGTGTTCTGGCACACACACTGCAAACGCAGGAGGAAATGCTGCTCAAACTCCGGCTCGCCAGCCTCAGCCAGCTGCGGAGGCTCAACTCGAGTGAGGCCCGAGCACCCAGTTGA